In one Plasmodium falciparum 3D7 genome assembly, chromosome: 14 genomic region, the following are encoded:
- a CDS encoding gamete egress and sporozoite traversal protein, putative: MNKFTYCITLLIALVLPIRSIQLHSVNYAPLNYIEIGDTLSNKVGELWHSHLNSFIDIVSTKVVNKLEDDLSNGNNLEKFMILLEDDADIFDASAYEGKNLALIQTEFIRKLKDKFKNSKFGQKLKKLGSKAKEKLLSLYQKHKGKLRHFFSILLKSLVIPIAVQFIRKNLNKWKQRTLEATQKLDEQSKNIAQPIINRLYNSFEDKIEEYSQENKINVEDELNALGQLDKDKQDIQKLEEQEKALLQ, encoded by the exons atgaataaatttaCATATTGTATTACCCTCTTGATAGCATTAGTTCTTCCTATAAGATCTATACAACTTCATTCTGTAAATTATGCTCCCTTGAATTATATTGAAA ttGGAGACACACTTTCCAATAAAGTTGGTGAATTATGGCATAGCCATTTAAACTCATTCATAGACATTGTATCTACAAAAGTTGTTAACAAATTGGAAGATGATTTATCAAATGGAAATAATTTGGAAAAATTCATGATTCTTTTAGAG gatGATGCAGACATCTTTGATGCAAGCGCATACGAGGGGAAAAATCTTGCACTTATACAAACAGAATTTATAAGAAAATTAAAGgacaaatttaaaaatagtaAATTTGgacaaaaattaaagaaactTGGATCAAAGGCAAAGGAAAAGCTTCTTAGTTTGTATCAAAAACATAAAGGAAAACTCAGACATTTCTTTAGCATACTTCTTAAAAGCTTAGTCATTCCAATAGCTGTTCAATTTATACGAAAAAATTTAAACAAATGGAAACAAAGAACATTAGAAGCTACTCAGAAACTTGATGAACAATCAAAGAATATAGCACAACCAATTATAAATAGATTATATAACAGTTTCGAAGACAAAATTGAAGAATATTctcaagaaaataaaataaatgtagaAGATGAATTAAATGCTCTTGGACAATTAGATAAGGATAAGCaagatatacaaaaattaGAAGAGCAAGAAAAAGCCCTATTACAATaa